A single genomic interval of Pogoniulus pusillus isolate bPogPus1 chromosome 24, bPogPus1.pri, whole genome shotgun sequence harbors:
- the NUDT8 gene encoding mitochondrial coenzyme A diphosphatase NUDT8 yields MSKQGPDGGGADEGERELLSGSSEQRCRARLAAGARRGKGGVAAAAAVLVPLCSVRGRPALLYTLRSRRLGGPHSGDVSFPGGRRDPADGDEVATALRETREELGLQLGTASVWGQLRTLPDRHGLTVAPVVANLGPLEDLTLTPNANEVEEVFTLPLAHLLREENQGYTHFRGSSGRYGYTLPVFLNGPHRVWGLTAIITELTLELLAPARYRRKTHVPAASPSPRTPEGTSA; encoded by the exons ATGTCGAAGCAGGGACCGGACGGTGGCGGCGCGGACGAGGGGGAGCGGGAGCTGCTGAGCGGCAGCAGCGAGCAGCGGTGCCGGGCCCGGTTGGCGGCAGGGGCCCGGCGGGGCAAGGGAGgcgtggcggcggcggcggcggtgctGGTGCCGCTGTGCTCGGTGCGGGGCCGCCCTGCCTTGCTCTACACCTTACGGTCCCGCCGCCTGGGCGGGCCACACAGCGGTGACGTCAG CTTCCCCGGGGGCCGGCGGGACCCGGCGGACGGTGATGAGGTGGCCACGGCGCTGCGGGAGACGcgggaggagctggggctgcagctggggacagcCAGCGTCTGGGGACAGCTGCGGACACTGCCAGACCGG catggcCTGACCGTGGCTCCCGTTGTGGCCAACCTGGGGCCACTGGAGGACTTGACGCTGACCCCCAACGCCAATGAG GTAGAGGAGGTCTTCACCCTACCCTTGGCCCACCTGCTGCGTGAGGAGAACCAGGGCTACACCCACTTCCGTGGCTCCAGCGGCCGCTACGGCTACACCCTGCCAGTCTTCCTCAACGGCCCCCACCGGGTGTGGGGGCTGACAGCCATCATCACCGAGCtgaccctggagctgctggccccGGCCCGCTACCGCAGGAAGACCCACGTGCCGGCAGCGAGCCCCTCGCCACGGACACCTGAGGGCACCTCAGCCTGA